In one window of Saprospiraceae bacterium DNA:
- a CDS encoding UbiA family prenyltransferase — MDLKSWSSFLRLPNLFMILFGQQFIFYFILNPQLPVESETLSGLDFLLLSFTTVLVAAGGFVINNVFDAKIDAIFPGKNPVPLTIKPNVAIIIYLFIVFTGLGLTILLAVKSDRLMDAALYPAAVLLLFIYSWKLKCLPVIGNLFVALFTSAVIYIIPFAYWEEISLLRMLDYSLWKKLLYPLFMLGLFAFLVNFIREVVKDIEDIKSDANSDCKSTAVYYGEETAMGIVRLFWILLLLILSIHVFQTHTFKSCWVFLLCLGIPLIWLSLFIFRQDLKSRITFVSRGLKLLMLAGMIYWIIY; from the coding sequence ATGGACCTGAAATCCTGGAGTTCCTTCCTGCGATTGCCAAATCTGTTCATGATCCTGTTTGGCCAACAATTCATATTTTATTTTATTCTAAATCCACAACTTCCTGTCGAGTCAGAAACTCTGAGCGGTTTAGACTTTTTGTTACTGAGCTTTACAACTGTCCTGGTTGCAGCCGGAGGCTTTGTAATCAATAATGTTTTTGATGCTAAAATAGACGCCATTTTCCCCGGAAAGAATCCGGTACCTCTCACCATCAAACCAAATGTTGCAATTATAATTTACTTATTCATAGTTTTTACCGGATTGGGGCTCACCATTCTTCTTGCAGTAAAAAGCGACAGACTTATGGATGCTGCATTATATCCAGCAGCTGTTTTATTACTTTTCATTTATTCGTGGAAATTGAAGTGCCTTCCGGTCATAGGCAATTTATTTGTGGCCTTGTTTACGAGTGCAGTCATATATATAATCCCATTTGCCTATTGGGAAGAGATCAGTCTGCTCCGAATGCTTGATTATTCTCTTTGGAAGAAGTTGCTCTACCCCCTATTTATGCTGGGCTTGTTTGCGTTTTTGGTCAACTTTATCCGGGAAGTTGTCAAAGACATCGAAGACATAAAATCGGATGCAAATTCTGATTGCAAAAGCACTGCTGTTTATTATGGCGAGGAAACAGCCATGGGGATTGTGAGGCTTTTCTGGATTTTGCTGTTGCTGATCTTAAGTATTCACGTTTTTCAAACTCACACGTTTAAATCGTGTTGGGTCTTTTTGCTTTGTCTTGGTATTCCCCTTATCTGGTTGAGCCTATTTATTTTTAGACAGGATCTCAAAAGCCGGATTACATTTGTAAGCCGTGGTCTCAAATTGCTAATGTTGGCAGGAATGATCTATTGGATTATATACTGA
- a CDS encoding AAA family ATPase yields the protein MEEIIKIGDTRKYKFKEIRIYASTEWLADNKKKYRQVFDRFSTAYIYVELSFINKLFDRESWETEIELRCFSLIKTKKEVCNLSFKRKISKFDHTVHIREGWGNKKEGSFWKKGTYCWEAYMDGEKVGSRYFYVEDPGASQVESQNPYVELQSLRLYEGPFEDVASEQRHYVKTFEGEETRYVYAEIILKNHCNQANWQCELFIKFLNESRELKGQVIRLVPVRKEDDKIFITAGWGSNVKGSWWEGLYTVEVVFLDHLLAVMPFEVGFAFEEGIPPITLPYKSDPILLPGHEVKEESLEAVLDELNQLIGLQEIKRKVKEHTQYVKFLQLREEKGIHEIEKLALHSIFYGNPGTGKTTIAKMMGRLYKKMGVLSKGHVYEADRAELVGEYIGQTAPKVKEVIEKARGGVLFIDEAYALARTNDDSKDFGREVIEILVREMSNGEGDIAVIMAGYPKEMKYFLDSNPGLKSRIKLFFEFQDYLPQELYEIADFAMAKKAVRFDDEAKEELQHIILDAYRNRNHAFGNARFVFDVVEKAKINLGIRIMSSNLPAEFDMDSLSLITGEDVRKIQLEPSKMRPLIPIDKELLESAMNELNHLIGIENVKKEIAELVKIVQFAKKSGKEVLNQHYLHTVFLGNPGTGKSTVARIIAKIYKALGILERGHMVETDRQGLVAGYLGQSAIKTSEKIEESMGGVLFIDEAYALAGGVQAHTDYGSEVIQTLLKRMEDQRGQFFVFVAGYTEPMESFLKSNPGLSSRFDKILKFEDYSEEELFLIALKMFGDAGLKISDAAETHLKSYLAYLFHSKDRFFGNARLVRSICEEIIRYQNIRLSNLDDSELMKVSQNSIELEDVQSFVPGKDRRDVFNRPRLGFMK from the coding sequence ATGGAAGAAATTATTAAAATCGGAGATACGAGGAAATACAAATTTAAAGAGATAAGAATCTATGCTTCCACAGAATGGCTTGCAGACAATAAGAAAAAATACAGACAGGTCTTCGACCGATTTTCAACGGCGTATATATATGTTGAACTTTCTTTTATCAACAAATTGTTTGATCGGGAATCCTGGGAGACAGAAATTGAATTGAGATGCTTCAGTCTGATCAAAACAAAAAAAGAAGTTTGCAATTTAAGTTTCAAGCGAAAAATTTCTAAATTCGATCATACCGTTCACATCCGGGAAGGCTGGGGAAATAAAAAAGAAGGTTCGTTCTGGAAAAAGGGTACCTATTGCTGGGAAGCTTATATGGATGGTGAAAAAGTTGGCAGCCGTTATTTTTATGTGGAGGATCCGGGAGCCAGTCAGGTTGAATCTCAGAATCCTTATGTGGAATTGCAATCACTGCGCTTATACGAAGGCCCTTTTGAAGATGTTGCTTCCGAACAACGTCATTATGTAAAAACATTTGAAGGAGAAGAAACCCGTTATGTCTATGCAGAGATCATTCTGAAAAACCATTGCAATCAGGCAAATTGGCAGTGTGAGCTTTTTATCAAGTTTTTAAATGAATCCCGGGAACTTAAAGGTCAGGTCATCCGATTAGTTCCGGTACGCAAAGAAGACGATAAAATATTCATCACAGCTGGTTGGGGTTCAAATGTCAAAGGATCCTGGTGGGAAGGTCTGTATACCGTTGAAGTTGTTTTTCTCGACCACCTTTTGGCAGTAATGCCTTTTGAGGTCGGGTTTGCTTTTGAGGAGGGAATTCCACCTATTACATTGCCGTATAAAAGCGACCCCATATTACTTCCAGGACATGAAGTAAAAGAGGAAAGCCTAGAAGCCGTACTCGATGAACTCAATCAGCTCATAGGATTGCAGGAAATTAAAAGAAAAGTGAAGGAACACACCCAATACGTGAAATTTCTTCAGTTAAGAGAGGAAAAGGGCATTCACGAAATTGAAAAATTGGCTTTGCATTCAATTTTTTATGGAAATCCGGGAACCGGAAAAACGACCATAGCTAAAATGATGGGAAGGCTGTATAAAAAAATGGGTGTGCTCAGTAAAGGCCATGTCTATGAAGCAGACCGCGCAGAGCTGGTTGGTGAATATATTGGCCAAACAGCACCTAAAGTAAAAGAGGTCATCGAAAAAGCACGGGGTGGTGTTTTATTCATCGATGAAGCCTATGCCCTTGCCCGTACAAACGACGACAGTAAAGATTTCGGAAGGGAGGTCATTGAAATTTTAGTTAGAGAAATGTCAAACGGAGAAGGAGATATAGCGGTCATCATGGCCGGTTATCCCAAGGAAATGAAATATTTTCTGGATTCCAATCCAGGCTTAAAATCACGCATTAAATTATTTTTTGAATTTCAGGATTATCTTCCCCAGGAACTGTACGAAATTGCTGATTTTGCCATGGCAAAAAAAGCTGTGCGTTTTGACGACGAGGCAAAAGAAGAATTGCAACACATTATTTTAGATGCTTACAGGAACAGAAACCACGCTTTCGGAAATGCAAGATTTGTTTTTGATGTTGTCGAAAAAGCAAAAATCAATTTGGGAATCCGGATCATGAGCAGCAATTTACCTGCCGAATTTGATATGGATTCTTTAAGTCTGATCACAGGCGAAGATGTAAGAAAGATCCAGCTTGAACCTTCCAAAATGCGTCCTCTGATTCCTATTGATAAAGAGTTGCTCGAAAGTGCTATGAATGAACTCAATCATTTGATTGGAATTGAAAATGTAAAAAAGGAAATCGCGGAGCTTGTAAAAATTGTTCAGTTCGCAAAAAAGTCTGGAAAAGAAGTACTGAATCAACATTATTTGCATACGGTATTTCTTGGAAATCCGGGAACAGGAAAAAGCACCGTAGCCCGGATCATTGCCAAAATCTACAAAGCACTCGGAATCCTGGAAAGAGGTCATATGGTCGAAACCGACAGGCAGGGTCTGGTTGCCGGTTATCTGGGCCAATCGGCCATTAAGACTTCTGAAAAAATTGAAGAATCTATGGGCGGTGTCTTGTTTATTGATGAGGCCTATGCTTTGGCTGGGGGGGTGCAGGCGCATACCGATTATGGCAGTGAGGTCATTCAGACATTGCTGAAACGCATGGAAGATCAGCGTGGCCAATTCTTTGTATTTGTCGCAGGCTATACAGAGCCGATGGAGTCATTTCTGAAATCCAATCCTGGATTGAGCAGCCGTTTTGATAAGATCTTGAAGTTTGAAGATTATTCCGAAGAAGAACTTTTCCTGATTGCGCTTAAAATGTTTGGGGATGCCGGACTAAAAATATCTGATGCCGCAGAAACACATCTCAAATCTTATCTGGCTTATTTGTTTCATTCAAAAGACCGGTTTTTCGGAAATGCAAGATTGGTTCGTTCAATTTGTGAAGAAATCATTCGATACCAAAATATCCGACTGTCGAATCTGGATGATTCAGAACTTATGAAAGTCAGCCAAAATAGCATTGAACTGGAAGACGTACAATCTTTTGTGCCGGGAAAAGACAGAAGAGATGTGTTCAACAGGCCAAGACTTGGATTTATGAAATAA
- a CDS encoding response regulator transcription factor produces MSVKIAIVDDHTMMVQAIANLLNVNPKFEVVLSCRHGKELTEKLPVTAPIPDVVLLDINMPIMNGWETAAWLQNTYPEIKILCLTMNDDEISVIKMFKNGAKGYVLKDAEDEELYTAIESVISRGFYYSDYVAKIMIDSFKNEGKPSTQASNLALKEREIEFLILCCTELNYKQIADIMHLSPKTIDGYRDDLFHKLKVKTRIGLVLHAIKHGLFQP; encoded by the coding sequence ATGTCTGTGAAAATAGCAATAGTCGATGACCATACCATGATGGTGCAGGCTATAGCCAATCTTTTGAATGTCAATCCTAAATTTGAAGTGGTTCTGTCTTGCCGTCACGGCAAAGAATTGACAGAGAAACTCCCGGTGACAGCGCCAATTCCAGATGTAGTTTTGCTGGATATCAATATGCCGATCATGAATGGGTGGGAAACCGCAGCCTGGCTTCAAAATACTTACCCGGAGATCAAGATACTTTGCCTGACCATGAACGACGATGAAATATCTGTGATCAAAATGTTTAAAAATGGAGCCAAGGGCTACGTTCTTAAAGATGCTGAAGATGAAGAGCTTTACACTGCCATTGAATCCGTCATTTCCCGGGGATTTTATTATTCAGACTATGTCGCGAAAATCATGATCGATTCCTTTAAAAACGAAGGGAAACCCAGTACACAGGCTTCCAATCTGGCTTTAAAAGAACGGGAGATCGAATTTTTAATATTGTGTTGTACAGAACTGAATTACAAGCAAATAGCAGATATCATGCACTTAAGCCCAAAAACTATCGATGGGTATAGAGATGATCTGTTTCACAAACTCAAAGTAAAAACAAGGATCGGACTGGTTCTGCACGCGATCAAACACGGACTATTTCAGCCCTGA
- a CDS encoding VCBS repeat-containing protein: MYKGNTRLLLLLFLCFGLQVGWAQSNWSPNLSHKTFFSGIPLATADINGDGLDDLIVLDQTKHLWIGIQYGAAEFLWKSLDYHNTFPAWSVNVADIDRNGYNDIVISGERSQVHILYQESNGFERSLVDDTYMFSQAAVVYDVNQDGWLDYTLCDDNEINRIYLNDGVGNLRLDTAFISMGFADPALDAGNYGCIWTDLENDGDPDLYISKCRPGVEDTLDPRRLNQLWVHDQGQWTSAAELYGLDVGDQSWVSLFEDFDNDGLKDCFVVNHYTPCRLFRQKSDRQFEEITATSGFTSAAIIIQAIPADFDNDGDLDLLVTGNASELWLNDGNMHFSKKHTLLQDANFSSCAYGDFNSDGFMDVCVSHADLLNTPNNQKDQLWLNPGNANHFVKFTLKGKVSNPNGVGTRVVVYTDGRMQSRELHAGEAFGVQNSLNVHFGLDAFEKIDSVIFYWPSGIIDKHFSFAADLQYLVEEGRCLTEMGVPKQAYQVVYFCDQIDTVINTSDQLRDLVWNTGIRSDSLNIKGEGVYYYQGYNAANCLVTSRPVSFINNPGQNFMLSHRYDKVLCQGDQLELSVIPNAELIWSDSRKDSVILVKQTGKYFAKVKGLCEDSYTDTLNLVVAETVKPPKIKSDTLLFKRPAFLTSDSDSTYWYKNQTDLVPEFVGKNFETDSIDSDRSFWAENVSSFSYPFVHGGLSQPEYQSSAYHAPFLNAQMIFNVYDDLILDSITLFTDFPGQRTIDLLNDLGERIAKKDVELNNGKNQVYLGFEIPKSEKSYTLTTNLEQNQKLWNENSPRLQRSDKGFYYPFFIQDKVRLLTSSNGDSYYYYFYDWVIRKPGVNCSSERIEIPVIYRPVDASNPGAEHLEFLVYGNAFKITGHEDWKFDWEILSLEAKPFARGQHVANQWIYFPEPVRGIYLIRLRKENGTIIVKWLSL; the protein is encoded by the coding sequence ATGTACAAAGGTAACACCCGCCTTTTACTGTTGTTGTTTCTTTGCTTTGGGTTACAGGTTGGCTGGGCACAGTCAAACTGGTCTCCGAACTTATCTCATAAAACCTTTTTTAGCGGAATTCCATTGGCCACAGCCGATATCAATGGCGATGGCCTGGATGATCTGATTGTGTTGGATCAGACCAAACATTTGTGGATTGGGATTCAATACGGAGCTGCAGAATTCTTATGGAAATCGCTCGATTACCACAATACGTTTCCTGCATGGTCGGTGAATGTTGCAGATATCGACAGGAATGGTTACAATGATATCGTGATCAGCGGAGAAAGAAGTCAGGTGCACATACTCTATCAGGAATCAAACGGATTTGAAAGATCTCTGGTTGATGATACCTATATGTTTTCTCAAGCCGCAGTTGTATACGATGTAAATCAGGATGGTTGGTTGGATTATACGTTGTGCGATGACAATGAAATCAACAGAATTTATTTGAACGATGGTGTTGGCAATCTTCGACTTGATACCGCATTTATTTCAATGGGTTTTGCAGATCCTGCTTTGGATGCAGGAAATTATGGGTGTATCTGGACAGACCTTGAAAATGATGGCGATCCGGATTTATACATATCCAAATGCAGGCCGGGTGTCGAGGATACTCTTGATCCACGTAGATTAAATCAGTTGTGGGTCCACGATCAGGGACAATGGACATCTGCTGCAGAACTGTATGGTTTGGATGTCGGCGACCAAAGCTGGGTGAGTTTGTTTGAAGATTTTGATAACGATGGATTGAAAGATTGTTTTGTAGTTAACCACTATACTCCCTGCAGATTGTTCAGGCAAAAATCCGATCGTCAATTTGAAGAAATTACGGCGACTTCCGGTTTTACTTCTGCAGCCATCATTATTCAGGCGATCCCGGCAGATTTCGACAACGATGGTGATCTCGACCTTTTAGTTACCGGAAATGCATCTGAATTGTGGTTGAATGACGGAAACATGCATTTTTCAAAAAAGCATACACTGCTTCAGGATGCGAATTTCAGTTCTTGTGCCTATGGAGATTTTAACTCCGATGGATTTATGGATGTATGTGTTTCTCATGCTGATTTATTGAATACTCCCAACAATCAAAAAGATCAATTGTGGTTGAATCCCGGCAATGCAAATCATTTTGTCAAATTTACATTGAAAGGCAAAGTTTCAAACCCGAATGGGGTAGGGACCCGTGTAGTGGTGTATACGGATGGAAGGATGCAATCGCGGGAACTTCATGCAGGCGAAGCCTTTGGTGTACAGAATTCTCTTAATGTGCATTTTGGTCTGGATGCATTTGAAAAAATAGACAGCGTCATTTTCTACTGGCCTTCGGGAATTATCGATAAGCACTTTTCTTTCGCGGCCGATCTGCAATATCTTGTTGAAGAGGGAAGATGTCTCACAGAAATGGGTGTACCAAAACAAGCATATCAGGTCGTTTATTTTTGCGATCAGATCGATACAGTGATCAATACTTCTGATCAGCTTAGAGATTTAGTATGGAATACAGGGATCCGATCAGATTCATTGAACATTAAGGGCGAAGGTGTTTATTATTATCAGGGCTACAACGCAGCCAACTGTTTAGTCACTTCCAGGCCTGTTTCATTTATCAATAATCCAGGGCAGAACTTTATGTTGAGTCACCGGTATGATAAGGTCTTGTGTCAGGGGGATCAGCTTGAACTTAGCGTCATTCCAAATGCAGAACTGATCTGGTCAGATTCGCGCAAAGATTCTGTGATCCTTGTTAAACAGACCGGTAAATATTTTGCAAAAGTCAAAGGATTATGTGAGGATAGCTATACGGATACTTTGAATTTGGTGGTCGCAGAAACGGTGAAACCTCCGAAAATCAAATCCGATACTTTGTTATTCAAAAGGCCGGCTTTTCTTACTTCGGATTCAGATTCAACTTACTGGTATAAAAACCAGACGGATCTCGTTCCAGAGTTTGTTGGAAAAAATTTTGAAACAGACAGCATTGATTCCGATCGCAGTTTTTGGGCTGAGAACGTATCTTCTTTTTCTTATCCGTTTGTGCATGGCGGTCTCTCGCAACCGGAGTACCAATCGTCAGCTTATCATGCACCCTTCCTGAATGCGCAAATGATCTTTAATGTGTATGATGATCTCATTTTGGATTCAATAACATTATTTACAGATTTCCCCGGACAGCGTACGATCGATCTTTTAAATGATCTGGGAGAACGCATCGCAAAGAAAGATGTGGAATTGAACAATGGAAAAAATCAGGTTTACTTGGGATTTGAAATACCAAAAAGTGAAAAGTCTTATACCCTGACCACGAATCTCGAACAAAATCAGAAATTGTGGAACGAGAACAGTCCAAGACTGCAAAGAAGCGATAAAGGATTTTATTATCCGTTTTTTATCCAGGATAAAGTCCGTTTGCTGACCTCAAGCAATGGAGACAGTTATTACTATTATTTCTACGATTGGGTCATCAGAAAGCCCGGTGTAAATTGTTCAAGCGAACGTATTGAAATTCCAGTGATCTATCGCCCGGTAGATGCTTCCAATCCCGGAGCTGAGCACTTGGAATTTTTGGTGTACGGAAATGCATTTAAAATCACTGGACATGAAGACTGGAAATTTGATTGGGAAATACTGAGCCTGGAAGCCAAGCCATTCGCCAGAGGACAGCATGTAGCGAATCAATGGATTTACTTTCCCGAGCCTGTCCGGGGTATTTACCTGATCAGACTTCGAAAAGAAAATGGAACAATTATTGTGAAATGGCTCAGCTTGTGA
- the maf gene encoding septum formation protein Maf: MHQRINFRKIILASSSPRRKLLMEEAGFWFETIHLEFDEHIPEGMSSFKVAQHIAIEKNKRARSFLKNDEIALTADSIVILGDKIFGKPKDRADAYHMLASLSGKMHRVDTGVCLSDHHKQIAFTGSSQVYFRAMNHEEISWYIDAYLPFDKAGSYAVQEWIGLCKISEISGTYANIMGLPTDLVYEGLKNFDGALMFPQ, translated from the coding sequence ATGCATCAAAGAATCAATTTTCGCAAAATTATCCTAGCATCATCTTCCCCAAGAAGGAAATTGCTGATGGAGGAAGCAGGGTTTTGGTTTGAAACCATTCATCTCGAATTTGATGAGCATATACCTGAAGGCATGTCTTCATTTAAAGTGGCACAACACATTGCTATCGAAAAAAACAAAAGAGCTAGGTCTTTTCTTAAGAATGATGAAATAGCCTTAACGGCCGATTCAATTGTGATCCTCGGTGATAAAATTTTTGGAAAGCCAAAAGACCGTGCTGATGCCTACCATATGTTGGCCAGTCTTTCTGGTAAAATGCACAGGGTTGATACAGGAGTTTGCCTCAGTGATCATCATAAACAAATTGCTTTTACAGGAAGTTCGCAAGTTTATTTCCGCGCAATGAATCACGAAGAAATAAGTTGGTACATCGATGCTTATTTACCTTTCGACAAAGCAGGTTCCTATGCTGTGCAGGAATGGATTGGCTTGTGCAAAATTTCCGAAATTTCAGGAACCTATGCCAATATCATGGGCTTACCAACCGATCTTGTCTATGAAGGCCTTAAAAATTTTGATGGAGCACTTATGTTTCCGCAATAA
- a CDS encoding class I SAM-dependent methyltransferase produces the protein MRLKILLERLPVFLRFYLRAQTIYQIHAPYLSNFILTAFDTNRLFYDFRIIEHYRRTLLLNQNLIPQNTHGDLHGQTGNKIAQLAKKSTGSQDYYECLYRICSFFKPKKILELGSCLGLSGLTLALGNREAEITTVEGNAFLANFCRETFETTLPGKINVINSSFAEFLKNNPRGGFDMVLIDGDHSYKPTLEYVKSIFHSTADNAVIIIDDIHWSPDMFKAWNEIINWPEIHCSLETYRLGFLFKSTRVTKGNFSYIPYPFKPWGIGLV, from the coding sequence ATGAGGTTAAAGATATTACTTGAGCGGTTGCCTGTATTTTTAAGATTTTACCTCCGTGCGCAAACTATTTATCAAATACATGCTCCTTATCTAAGCAATTTTATTCTAACTGCTTTTGACACAAATCGGTTGTTTTACGATTTCAGAATCATTGAACACTACCGGAGAACGCTATTATTAAATCAAAACCTTATACCCCAAAACACACATGGCGATCTTCATGGCCAAACCGGAAATAAAATAGCTCAACTCGCAAAAAAATCTACCGGAAGCCAGGATTACTATGAATGTCTTTACCGGATATGCAGTTTCTTCAAGCCAAAAAAAATACTCGAACTTGGATCTTGCCTCGGATTGAGCGGTTTGACTCTTGCATTGGGCAATCGCGAAGCAGAAATAACAACTGTTGAAGGGAATGCTTTTCTTGCTAACTTTTGCAGAGAAACTTTTGAAACGACCCTGCCCGGAAAAATTAATGTGATTAACTCTTCGTTTGCTGAATTTCTTAAAAATAATCCTCGCGGTGGATTCGATATGGTTTTGATTGATGGAGATCATTCTTACAAGCCAACTTTAGAATATGTAAAATCTATCTTTCATTCCACTGCTGATAATGCCGTCATCATCATAGACGATATTCATTGGTCACCTGACATGTTCAAGGCGTGGAATGAAATCATCAATTGGCCAGAAATTCATTGCAGTCTTGAAACATACAGATTGGGTTTCCTGTTTAAATCGACTCGGGTCACAAAAGGTAATTTCAGTTACATCCCCTACCCTTTTAAACCCTGGGGAATTGGACTTGTATAG
- a CDS encoding archaeosortase/exosortase family protein, whose product MSALKIWWNSKSPIFRFLAGFIFLMTLFYIFYYSPWYENYLMGPLLNKQAYLSNILLNWMQFKTETLEDNIIGEEFRVSIKNGCDGIEATALYICAIITFPFVAWKHKLRGLGVGVLVLSILNLFRIAGLYVAGVHWKSGFEFLHLHGGVIIFTLIAIFMWLLWIARVKKYIGK is encoded by the coding sequence ATGTCTGCACTTAAGATCTGGTGGAACTCCAAATCTCCTATTTTTAGGTTTCTGGCTGGGTTTATCTTCCTGATGACCCTCTTTTATATCTTTTATTACTCTCCATGGTATGAAAATTACCTCATGGGACCCTTGCTCAATAAACAAGCCTATCTTTCGAATATTCTCCTCAACTGGATGCAATTCAAAACCGAAACACTTGAGGACAATATCATCGGGGAAGAGTTCAGAGTGAGCATCAAAAACGGTTGCGATGGAATTGAAGCAACTGCATTGTACATCTGCGCAATCATCACCTTTCCTTTTGTAGCCTGGAAACATAAATTAAGAGGCTTGGGAGTTGGAGTACTGGTTTTATCCATACTAAACCTCTTCAGAATAGCAGGACTTTACGTGGCTGGTGTACATTGGAAAAGTGGTTTTGAATTCCTTCACCTCCATGGAGGCGTTATTATTTTTACACTGATTGCTATTTTTATGTGGTTGTTGTGGATTGCCAGGGTCAAAAAATACATCGGAAAATAA
- the iscX gene encoding Fe-S cluster assembly protein IscX produces MPFESIENLPINWSDHEDIAMALYERFGHEFNESRIYRIRFTELIEWVLEIPNFVGKREDCNEAHLEQIQAKWVYEFRDNQA; encoded by the coding sequence ATGCCGTTTGAATCCATTGAAAATTTACCTATAAACTGGTCTGATCACGAAGACATCGCGATGGCCCTTTACGAAAGGTTCGGTCATGAGTTTAATGAATCCAGAATTTATCGCATCAGGTTTACTGAATTGATTGAATGGGTTCTTGAAATTCCAAATTTTGTCGGAAAAAGGGAAGATTGCAATGAAGCACATCTGGAACAAATACAGGCAAAATGGGTCTATGAATTTCGCGACAATCAAGCTTAA
- a CDS encoding 2Fe-2S iron-sulfur cluster binding domain-containing protein translates to MAIIKFLFEDQRIADKTVITNGLDKSILEITEEEDIHLNHNCGGVCACSTCHVYINSGAEYLEDISDKEEDFIDRAMNPRLESRLACQCILLDENARITVEIPDQSRIIGHEH, encoded by the coding sequence ATGGCTATAATCAAATTCCTCTTTGAAGACCAACGGATTGCTGATAAAACAGTCATCACCAATGGATTGGACAAATCCATTCTGGAAATCACAGAGGAAGAGGATATACACCTCAATCATAATTGCGGAGGGGTTTGCGCTTGCTCAACCTGCCATGTTTATATTAATTCCGGAGCCGAATATTTGGAAGACATCAGCGACAAAGAAGAAGATTTTATTGACCGAGCCATGAATCCCAGATTGGAATCAAGACTGGCTTGTCAATGTATTCTTCTGGATGAGAATGCCCGTATCACCGTTGAGATTCCGGATCAAAGCCGGATCATTGGTCACGAACATTAA
- a CDS encoding HAD-IIIA family hydrolase, whose product MNVYDRFFTIRGIVLDIDGVLTDNTILITEQSEFLRRMHIRDGYAIKKAIREGFKIGIISGGNSIGSKKRLELLGVGDIYLGIENKLSIFSELTDQWKLPPEQIAYMGDDIPDLSVMKITGLACCPSDAVPEILQIAHYISPLAGGSGCVRDLLEKILQAQDKWT is encoded by the coding sequence ATGAACGTATACGATCGTTTTTTTACTATTCGCGGAATCGTATTGGATATCGATGGGGTTTTAACTGATAATACCATTTTGATCACCGAGCAATCCGAATTTCTCAGGAGAATGCATATCCGGGATGGGTATGCCATCAAAAAGGCCATCAGAGAAGGATTCAAAATTGGCATCATCTCTGGTGGGAATTCCATTGGCTCCAAAAAAAGGTTAGAGCTTTTAGGCGTTGGAGATATTTATTTAGGAATAGAAAATAAGTTAAGTATTTTTTCAGAGTTGACAGACCAATGGAAGTTACCCCCTGAACAAATTGCTTATATGGGCGATGACATTCCCGATTTAAGTGTGATGAAGATTACCGGGTTGGCCTGTTGCCCTTCAGATGCCGTTCCGGAAATATTGCAAATTGCACATTACATATCGCCTTTGGCTGGAGGGAGTGGTTGTGTGCGTGACCTTTTAGAAAAGATTCTTCAAGCACAAGATAAATGGACCTGA